A region of Deltaproteobacteria bacterium DNA encodes the following proteins:
- a CDS encoding efflux RND transporter periplasmic adaptor subunit has product MRRADLEARLLERDKKTVRADFDGVVIEKGAEVGEWLAVGGLVARVADDRNVEGEIPLPQQFLEHVANGAEVEVTVNGRPMKGVIRAAIPLADKNSRTVPVRVRLSSDQGLAAGTEAMVTLPVGEAVRAMIVLRDALVDKGMGPMVVAVQDGAARMVPVRPLVYAGNRVGIESEGLQDGDRVVVKGNERLQPGQPLAVIDTGQ; this is encoded by the coding sequence CTGCGGCGGGCCGATCTGGAGGCCAGGCTATTGGAGCGGGACAAGAAAACCGTCAGGGCCGATTTCGACGGGGTGGTCATCGAAAAGGGAGCCGAGGTCGGAGAATGGCTAGCCGTCGGAGGGCTGGTGGCCAGGGTGGCCGATGACCGAAACGTGGAGGGCGAAATCCCTCTGCCCCAGCAGTTTTTGGAACATGTCGCGAACGGGGCCGAGGTTGAGGTGACGGTCAACGGCCGACCAATGAAGGGCGTGATTCGAGCCGCCATTCCCCTGGCCGACAAGAATTCCAGAACCGTTCCTGTACGGGTCCGCCTGAGCAGCGACCAAGGGCTGGCGGCCGGAACCGAGGCCATGGTCACCCTGCCAGTAGGCGAGGCTGTACGGGCCATGATCGTTTTGAGGGACGCCCTGGTGGACAAGGGTATGGGTCCGATGGTGGTGGCCGTGCAAGACGGCGCGGCCCGAATGGTGCCGGTGAGGCCGCTGGTTTACGCCGGAAACCGGGTCGGCATTGAATCCGAGGGCCTTCAGGATGGGGACCGGGTGGTGGTCAAAGGCAACGAACGTCTGCAGCCGGGCCAGCCCCTGGCCGTAATTGATACGGGACAGTAG